In the Gossypium arboreum isolate Shixiya-1 chromosome 10, ASM2569848v2, whole genome shotgun sequence genome, one interval contains:
- the LOC108487248 gene encoding callose synthase 5-like has translation MTNTEPGAGASSTQGLTRRPSRSAATTTFSTEVFDNEVVPSSLSSIAPILRIAKEIETERPRVAYLCRFYAFEKAHRLDPNSSGRGVRQFKTGLLQRLERDNASSLASRVKKTDAKEIGSYYQQYYEHYVRALDQGDQADRAQLGKAYQTAGVLFEVLCAVNKTEKVEEVAPEIMAAAKDVQEKKEIYTPYNILPLDAAGASQSIMQLEEVKASVAALGNVRGLNWPSGFEPQRQKTGDLDLLDWLRAMFGFQRDNVRNMREHLILLLANNHIRLHPKPEPLNKLDERAVDAVMSKLFKNYKTWCKFLGRKHSLRLPQGSQEIQQRKILYMGLYLLIWGEAANVRYMPECLCYIFHNMAYELHGLLAGNVSIVTGENIKPSYGGDDEAFLRKVITPIYCVVAKEAEKNKNGTASHADWCNYDDLNEYFWSADCFSLGWPMRDDGDFFKSTHDTGKKSGARKCGSTGKSNFVEIRTFWHLFRSFDRLWTFYILGLQVLIIIAWSGAPITEIFKKELLYDISSIFITAAILRLVQSILDLSLNFPGYHRWKFTDVLRNVLKIIVSIAWVIVLPLFYVREFSFVPQNVKDMLSFLNQVKGINPLYIMAVGLYLLPNLLAAFLFIFPMFRRWIENSDWHIIRLLLWWSQPRVYVGRGMHESQFALIKYTLFWVLLLCGKFAFSYFVQIKPLVQPTKDIMSIRRVRYAWHEIFPNAQNNLGAIVSLWAPVVLVYFMDTQIWYSIFSTISGGFSGAFDRLGEIRTLGMLRSRFQSLPGAFNACLVPTEKSRRRGFSLSKRFAEVTANKRSEAAKFAQLWNEVICSFREEDLISNREMDLLLVPYTSDPSLKMVQWPPFLLASKIPIALDMAVQFRSKDADLWKRICADEYMKCAVIECYESFKIVLKTLVVGENEKRTIRIIIKEIENNISKDTLLANFRMAPLPVLCKKFVELVGILKDGDPSKKDAVVFLLQDMLEVVTRDMMVNEIRELVELGHSNKESGRQLFAGTDEKPAIAFPPELTAHWIEQIRRLHILLTVKESGTDIPSNLEARRRISFFANSLFMDMPRAPRVRNMLSFSVLTPYYSEETVYSKSELEMENEDGVSIIFYLQKIFPDEWNNFIERLNCKENEIWENDEKILQLRHWVSFRGQTLCRTVRGMMYYRRALKVQAFLDMADEKEILEGYKAILTPSDEDKKSQRSLYAQLEAVADLKFTYVATCQNYGNQKRNGDRRATDILNLMVNNPSLRVAYIDEVEERDGGKAQKVYYSVLVKGVDNLDQEIYRIKLPGNAKLGEGKPENQNHALVFTRGEALQTIDMNQDNYLEEAFKMRNLLEEFNEDHGVRPPTILGVREHIFTGSVSSLAWFMSNQETSFVTIGQRVLARPLKVRFHYGHPDVFDRIFHITRGGISKGSRGINLSEDIFAGFNSTLRRGNITHHEYIQVGKGRDVGLNQISLFEAKVACGNGEQTLSRDIYRLGHRFDFFRMLSCYFTTVGFYFSSMLVVFTVYFFLYGRLYLSLSGLEEAILKYASARGNNSLRAAMASQSIVQLGILTVLPMVMEIGLERGFRTALGDIIIMQLQLASVFFTFSLGTRVHYFGRTILHGGAKYRATGRGFVVRHEKFAENYRLYSRSHFVKGLELMVLLICYRLYGSAADDGISYALLSFSMWFLVLSWLFAPFLLNPSGFEWQKIVEDWEDWSKWISCRGGIGVPSVKSWESWWEEEQEHLRHTGFIGRFFEIILSIRFFIYQYGIVYHLNMTTSSRQGIRLSIVVYGLSWLVIGAVLIILKIVSMGRMKFSADFQLMFRLLKLLLFIGCIVTIAMLFYFLNLTIGDIFQSILAFMPTGWALLQISQACRTLVKGIGMWGSVKALARGYEYMMGVLLFAPIAILAWFPFVSEFQTRLLFNQAFSRGLQIQRILAGSKKQA, from the exons ATGACAAATACCGAACCGGGTGCGGGAGCATCATCAACGCAAGGGCTGACAAGGCGGCCGTCACGGAGCGCTGCAACCACAACGTTCTCAACGGAGGTGTTCGACAATGAGGTCGTACCTTCCTCACTTAGTTCCATCGCTCCTATCCTCCGCATTGCCAAAGAGATCGAAACTGAACGCCCTCGTGTCGCCTATCTCT GCCGTTTCTATGCTTTTGAGAAAGCACACAGGTTAGATCCCAACTCCTCCGGTCGTGGAGTAAGGCAATTCAAGACTGGTTTGCTGCAAAGATTAGAGAGG GACAATGCATCCAGTCTTGCCTCTCGGGTTAAAAAGACAGATGCTAAGGAAATTGGGAGCTACTATCAGCAGTACTATGAACACTATGTTAGAGCATTGGACCAAGGAGACCAGGCAGACAG AGCTCAACTAGGGAAAGCTTACCAAACAGCCGGGGTGCTTTTTGAAGTGCTCTGTGCCGTTAATAAGACTGAGAAAGTTGAAGAAGTTGCTCCCGAG ATTATGGCAGCGGCCAAAGATGTCCAAGAAAAGAAGGAAATCTACACTCCTTACAACATTCTTCCTTTGGATGCTGCCGGAGCTTCTCAGTCTATTATGCAGCTTGAGGAG GTTAAGGCTTCTGTGGCTGCACTAGGGAATGTTCGTGGCTTGAACTGGCCTTCGGGATTCGAGCCACAAAGGCAAAAAACCGGAGACTTGGACCTTCTGGATTGGTTAAGAGCCATGTTTGGATTCCAG AGGGACAATGTCAGGAACATGAGGGAGCACTTGATTTTGCTGCTTGCCAATAATCATATAAGACTCCACCCCAAGCCTGAACCTCTTAATAAG CTTGATGAACGAGCAGTCGATGCTGTTATGAGCAAGCTTTTTAAGAATTACAAAACATGGTGTAAATTTTTAGGACGTAAACATAGTTTAAG GCTGCCTCAAGGCTCTCAAGAAATACAACAAAGGAAGATACTATATATGGGATTATATCTTCTCATCTGGGGTGAAGCAGCTAATGTTCGATACATGCCGGAATGTCTATGTTACATTTTTCATAAT ATGGCATATGAACTCCATGGCCTGTTGGCTGGAAATGTTAGCATAGTGACGGGAGAAAATATCAAGCCTTCATACGGTGGAGATGATGAGGCATTCTTGCGGAAGGTTATAACACCCATTTACTGTGTCGTTGCAAAG GAAGCCGAAAAGAACAAAAATGGAACAGCTTCTCATGCAGACTGGTGTAATTATGATGATCTGAACGAGTATTTCTG GTCTGCTGATTGCTTCTCTCTTGGATGGCCTATGCGTGATGATGGTGACTTTTTCAAATCAACCCATGACACG GGAAAGAAGAGTGGTGCAAGAAAATGTGGAAGCACGGGCAAATCAAATTTTGTAGAGATTAGAACATTTTGGCACCTCTTTCGAAGTTTTGATCGACTATGGACTTTTTATATTCTAGGTTTGCAG GTATTGATCATTATTGCATGGAGTGGAGCTCCGATAACAGAAATCTTTAAAAAGGAATTATTGTATGATATATCTAGTATTTTCATCACAGCAGCCATTCTGCGTTTAGTTCAGA GTATTTTGGACCTTTCTCTCAACTTCCCTGGATATCATAGGTGGAAGTTCACTGACGTATTGAGAAACGTTCTGAAGATAATAGTCAGTATTGCTTGGGTCATCGTTCTTCCTCTCTTCTACGTGCGTGAATTTTCTTTTGTCCCTCAGAACGTTAAGGATATGCTATCATTTCTTAATCAAGTAAAGGGGATTAATCCTCTATATATCATGGCTGTGGGACTATACTTGCTTCCAAATCTACTGGCAGCTTTTCTGTTCATCTTTCCAATGTTCCGGCGTTGGATTGAAAACTCAGATTGGCACATTATTAGGTTACTGTTATGGTGGTCACAG CCGCGAGTTTATGTTGGGAGGGGAATGCATGAAAGTCAGTTTGCGCTTATAAA GTATACTCTCTTTTGGGTATTACTTTTGTGTGGCAAGTTTGCATTCAGCTACTTTGTGCAG ATAAAACCATTGGTGCAGCCGACAAAAGACATAATGAGCATTCGTCGTGTTAGATATGCATGGCATGAAATTTTCCCTAATG CTCAAAACAACTTGGGAGCTATTGTGTCACTTTGGGCACCGGTTGTATTG GTTTATTTTATGGACACTCAGATTTGGTATTCTATTTTCTCAACCATATCCGGTGGTTTCAGTGGTGCTTTTGATCGCCTTGGAGAG ATAAGAACTTTGGGCATGCTAAGATCACGGTTCCAGTCCTTGCCTGGTGCATTTAATGCATGCTTGGTGCCTACTGAAAAATCGCGGCGTAGAGGATTCTCTTTATCAAAGCGATTTGCTGAG GTAACTGCAAACAAAAGAAGTGAAGCTGCAAAATTCGCTCAGTTATGGAATGAAGTCATTTGTAGCTTTCGTGAAGAAGACCTAATTAGTAACAG GGAGATGGACCTTTTGCTAGTTCCTTATACATCGGATCCTAGCTTGAAAATGGTTCAGTGGCCACCGTTTTTGCTGGCAAGCAAG ATCCCAATAGCATTGGATATGGCAGTTCAATTCCGCTCCAAGGACGCGGACCTTTGGAAGCGCATCTGTGCTGATGAATACATGAAATGTGCTGTGATTGAATGCTATGAATCTTTCAAAATTGTCCTAAAAACTTTGGTGGTTGGAGAGAACGAGAAAAG GACCATTAGAATTATCATCAAAGAAATCGAGAATAACATCTCGAAGGATACTCTTCTTGCAAATTTCAGAATGGCTCCTTTACCTGTTCTTTGCAAGAAATTTGTGGAGCTTGTTGGGATTTTG AAAGATGGTGATCCCTCCAAAAAGGATGCTGTGGTTTTCTTGCTGCAAGATATGTTAGAAGTAGTTACCCGTGATATGATGGTGAATGAGATACG CGAATTAGTAGAGCTAGGACACAGTAACAAGGAATCGGGAAGGCAACTTTTTGCTGGTACTGATGAAAAACCTGCTATAGCGTTCCCTCCTGAGCTAACTGCTCATTGGATAGAACAG ATACGACGCCTTCATATCCTTCTCACAGTCAAAGAATCTGGCACTGATATACCATCAAATCTTGAGGCGCGTCGAAGGATTTCATTCTTTGCAAACTCATTGTTTATGGATATGCCACGTGCTCCTCGAGTTCGTAACATGCTTTCATTCAG TGTCCTGACTCCGTACTATAGTGAAGAGACTGTTTATTCCAAAAGTGAACTTGAGATGGAAAACGAGGATGGTGTATCTATCATTTTCTATCTGCAGAAAATATTTCCAG ATGAGTGGAACAACTTTATTGAGAGACTCAATTGTAAGGAGAatgaaatttgggaaaatgatgaaaaaatctTGCAGCTTCGTCATTGGGTCTCCTTTAGAGGACAAACTCTGTGCAGGACAG TTAGAGGGATGATGTATTATAGACGAGCTTTGAAAGTTCAGGCTTTCCTTGACATGGCTGATGAAAAAG AAATATTAGAAGGATACAAAGCGATCTTAACACCATCAGATGAAGATAAGAAAAGCCAGAGATCCCTATATGCTCAGTTGGAGGCAGTGGCTGACCTGAAATTTACTTATGTTGCTACCTGTCAAAACTATGGAAATCAAAAAAGGAATGGAGACCGTCGTGCAACTGACATCCTTAATTTGATGGTTAA TAATCCCTCTCTTCGTGTGGCATACATTGACGAAGTTGAAGAAAGGGATGGTGGAAAAGCTCAGAAAGTTTACTATTCTGTACTGGTTAAAGGTGTTGATAATCTTGACCAG GAAATCTATCGAATAAAGTTGCCTGGAAATGCGAAGTTAGGAGAAGGAAAACCTGAAAATCAGAATCATGCTTTAGTTTTCACTCGGGGAGAAGCTCTTCAAACCATTGATATGAATCAG GACAATTACTTGGAAGAAGCATTCAAAATGCGTAATCTTTTGGAAGAATTTAATGAGGATCATGGAGTAAGGCCACCTACGATTTTAGGAGTGCGTGAGCACATCTTTACGGGAAG TGTTTCTTCTTTGGCTTGGTTCATGTCAAATCAAGAAACAAGCTTTGTCACCATTGGTCAAAGAGTTCTTGCAAGACCACTCAA GGTTCGCTTCCATTATGGTCATCCAGATGTGTTCGATAGAATCTTCCACATAACCCGTGGAGGCATCAGCAAGGGTTCTCGTGGCATCAACTTGAGTGAAGACATCTTTGCTG GTTTTAACTCAACCCTGAGACGAGGGAACATTACTCATCATGAATATATTCAGGTTGGGAAAGGTAGGGATGTTGGGTTAAACCAAATCTCACTTTTTGAAGCGAAAGTGGCTTGTGGTAACGGGGAGCAGACACTCAGCAGAGACATCTACAGATTAGGCCATCGTTTTGACTTTTTCCGCATGTTGTCCTGCTACTTTACCACTGTTGGATTTTATTTCAGCTCAATG TTGGTTGTCTTTACAGTCTACTTTTTCCTGTATGGAAGACTTTATTTGTCATTGAGTGGTTTAGAGGAGGCAATACTGAAGTATGCTTCAGCTAGGGGAAATAATTCTCTAAGGGCGGCCATGGCTTCACAGTCTATAGTTCAATTAGGTATCTTAACTGTACTACCCATGGTCATGGAGATTGGATTGGAGAGAGGATTTAGAACTGCATTAGGTGACATCATAATCATGCAGCTTCAGTTGGCATCCGTGTTCTTCACTTTCTCCCTTGGAACAAGAGTCCATTATTTTGGGCGCACTATTTTGCATGGTGGGGCTAAATACAGAGCAACAGGGCGTGGTTTTGTGGTGCGACATGAGAAATTCGCAGAGAACTACCGATTGTACTCAAGGAGCCACTTTGTAAAAGGGCTGGAGCTAATGGTATTGCTTATATGTTATAGGCTATATGGTTCTGCAGCAGATGATGGTATCTCTTACGCACTCCTCTCATTTTCAATGTGGTTCTTAGTTTTATCCTGGTTGTTTGCTCCTTTCCTTCTGAATCCATCGGGATTTGAATGGCAAAAGATAGTAGAAGATTGGGAAGACTGGTCAAAGTGGATAAGTTGCAGAGGTGGTATTGGAGTTCCCTCCGTTAAGAGCTGGGAATCTTGGTGGGAGGAAGAACAGGAGCACCTGCGCCATACTGGATTTATAGGACGTTTCTTTGAGATTATACTTTCAATACGCTTTTTTATTTACCAGTATGGAATTGTGTATCATCTAAACATGACCACCAGTAGTAGACAAGGTATTCGGCTTAGCATTGTG GTTTATGGTCTTTCCTGGTTGGTCATTGGTGCTGTGTTGATTATTTTGAAG ATAGTGTCGATGGGGAGAATGAAGTTCAGTGCGGATTTCCAGTTGATGTTCAGACTTCTTAAGCTATTACTGTTTATTGGGTGTATAGTCACCATTGCAATGTTGTTTTATTTCCTTAATCTCACAATTGGAGATATCTTCCAGAGCATACTGGCCTTTATGCCGACAGGGTGGGCTCTTCTGCAG ATATCACAAGCATGTCGAACACTGGTGAAGGGAATAGGAATGTGGGGGTCAGTAAAGGCACTAGCAAGAGGGTATGAATACATGATGGGTGTGTTACTGTTTGCACCAATAGCTATATTGGCATGGTTCCCCTTCGTCTCAGAATTCCAGACCAGGCTGCTATTCAACCAAGCTTTCAGCCGAGGCCTCCAAATCCAACGTATTCTGGCTGGCAGCAAGAAGCAAGCctaa